The DNA region GAGTTTTTATCAAATATCGAGCAATACGCCGCAACGAGACAGAGCAGAGGCGAGGAGGAGATTCCCTACTACGACGAGGAGTAGAACTTAAATTTCGGCTGTCTCTTTGCCAGCGCTAGGCGTACGGAATATAGAAGGCCCTCGACGTCGCGTGATTTTATATACGGTAACAAGTCCACCGCGTCGTCGGCGTATATACATGTTTTCAGCTTACCATCGCTTGTGAGGCGCATGGTAGTACACCCGGCGCAGAAGTGGGAATTGTTGAAATTCTTTATTAACTCTACCACGACTCCGCCTACTAAGTACAGAGGCCTATTGTGAAGCTCTTTCCGCACACCGATAGGCCTCCCCCCTAGCTGCGTTACAATCTCTACAATAGACTCTATGGGCTCGAATAAGTTGTCAAATATCTTAGTACCTGACCCTGTGGGCATAAGCTCGATAAACTGAAGCGATGCGCCTAGGCGGGCCGCCAGTTTTACCAACTCCTTCACGCTCTGCCTATCCGTATTGATATCTCTTAACACCACTACGTTGAGCTTCAATGAGAGTCCTCTGTCTCTAGCCTCGGCTAGGCCCCGCATGACCTCTCTAAAAAC from Pyrobaculum arsenaticum DSM 13514 includes:
- the moaA gene encoding GTP 3',8-cyclase MoaA, coding for MLFDRYGRPFQKLRYVVNDECNYNCVFCHFEGQLRRQGSYLTAEDYGFVSSFFRSLGVADFKITGGEPLLRRDIDLIVANVAKTGAYVTVTTNGYLLRGWVDKLRKAGVARLNVSVHTTDPEKYAKITSTSPAVFREVMRGLAEARDRGLSLKLNVVVLRDINTDRQSVKELVKLAARLGASLQFIELMPTGSGTKIFDNLFEPIESIVEIVTQLGGRPIGVRKELHNRPLYLVGGVVVELIKNFNNSHFCAGCTTMRLTSDGKLKTCIYADDAVDLLPYIKSRDVEGLLYSVRLALAKRQPKFKFYSSS